From a single Hippopotamus amphibius kiboko isolate mHipAmp2 chromosome X, mHipAmp2.hap2, whole genome shotgun sequence genomic region:
- the HCFC1 gene encoding host cell factor 1 isoform X2, giving the protein MASAVSPANSPAVLLQPRWKRVVGWSGPVPRPRHGHRAVAIKELIVVFGGGNEGIVDELHVYNTATNQWFIPAVRGDIPPGCAAYGFVCDGTRLLVFGGMVEYGKYSNDLYELQASRWEWKRLKAKTPKNGPPPCPRLGHSFSLVGNKCYLFGGLANDSEDPKNNIPRYLNDLYILELRPGSGVVAWDIPITYGVLPPPRESHTAVVYTEKDNKKSKLVIYGGMSGCRLGDLWTLDIETLTWNKPSLSGVAPLPRSLHSATTIGNKMYVFGGWVPLVMDDVKVATHEKEWKCTNTLACLNLDTMAWETILMDTLEDNIPRARAGHCAVAINTRLYIWSGRDGYRKAWNNQVCCKDLWYLETEKPPPPARVQLVRANTNSLEVSWGAVATADSYLLQLQKYDIPATAATATSPTPNPVPSVPANPPKSPAPAAAAPAVQPLAQVGITLLPQAAAAPPTTTTIQVLPTVPGSSISVPAAARTQGVPAVLKVTGPQATTGTPLVTMRPASQAGKAPVTVTSLPAGVRMVVPTQSTQGTVIGSSPQMSGMAALAAAAAATQKIPPSSAPTVLSVPAGTTIVKTVAVTPGTTTLPATVKVASSPVMVSNPATRMLKTAAAQVGTSVSSAANTSTRPIITVHKSGTVTVAQQAQVVTTVVGGVTKTITLVKSPISVPGGSALISNLGKVMSVVQTKPVQTSAVTGQASTGPVTQIIQTKGPLPAGTILKLVTSADGKPTTIITTTQASGAGTKPTILGISSVSPSTTKPGTTTIIKTIPMSAIITQAGATGVTSSPGIKSPITIITTKVMTSGTGAPAKIITAVPKIATGHGQQGVTQVVLKGAPGQPGTILRTVPMGGVRLVTPVTVSAVKPAVTTLVVKGTTGVTTLGTVTGTVSTSLAGAGGHSTSASLATPITTLGTIATLSSQVINPTAITVSAAQTTLTAAGGLTTPTITMQPVSQPTQVTLITAPSGVEAQPVHDLPVSILASPTTEQPTATVTIADSGQGDVQPGTVTLVCSNPPCETHETGTTNTATTTVVANLGGHPQPTQVQFVCDRQEAAASLVTSTVGQQNGSVVRVCSNPPCETHDTGTTNTATTATSNMAGQHGCCNPPCETHETGTTSTATTAMSGIGAGQRRDVRHACAAGTVPTVVRVAVAAGATEGAQGSVKPSCQTRQTSATSTTMTVMATGAPCSASPLLRPSLTLEASGHGAALVHLGPVSTQVRPSGEDGPLASQGPLVSAGRQLEAHHTHTTGTPTTARSATGAGGPSEVPGTPMLVYESSPSATVTATALEALLCPSVAVTQVCSNPPCETHETGTTHTPTTAMSSGGAGQPEGGQQPPAGRPCETHQTASTGTTMSVSVGALLPDTAPSHRTLESGLEVAAPPTVTPQAGASLLAPFPTQRVCSNPPCETHETGTTHTATTVTSNMSSNQDPPPPASDQGEVESTQGDSVNIPSSSPITTTVSSTLTRAVTTVTQSTPVPGPSVPKISSVTETTPGALTTEVPIPATITVTIANTETSDMPFSAVDILQPPEELQASPGPRQQLPPRQLLQPASTPLMGESAEVLSASQTPELQAAVDLSSTGDPSSGQEPASSAVVATVVVQPPPPTQSEVDQLSLPQELMAEAQAGTTTLMVTGLTPEELAVTAAAEAAAQAAATEEAQALAIQAVLQAAQQAVMGTGEPMDTSEAAAAVTQAELSHLSAEGQEGQATTIPIVLTQQELAALVQQQQLQEAQAQQQHHLPTEALAPADSLNDPTIESNCLNELAGAVPSTVALLPSTATESLAPSNTFVAPQPVVVASPAKLQAAATLTEVANGIESLGVKPDLPPPPSKAPVKKENQWFDVGVIKGTNVMVTHYFLPPDDAVPSDDDSGAVPDYSQLKKQELQPGTAYKFRVAGINACGRGPFSEISAFKTCLPGFPGAPCAIKISKSPDGAHLTWEPPSVTSGKIIEYSVYLAIQSSQAGGEPKSSTPAQLAFMRVYCGPSPSCLVQSSSLSNAHIDYTTKPAIIFRIAARNEKGYGPATQVRWLQETSKDSSGTKPASKRPMSSPEMKSAPKKSKADGQ; this is encoded by the exons CGACCAACCAGTGGTTCATCCCGGCCGTGAGAGGGGACATCCCTCCCGGATGTGCAGCCTACGGCTTTGTGTGTGACGGGACTCGCCTGCTGGTGTTTGGCGGGATGGTGGAGTATGGGAAATACAGCAATGACCTCTATGAGCTCCAG GCAAGCCGGTGGGAGTGGAAGAGACTCAAAGCAAAGACGCCCAAAAATGGGCCCCCTCCGTGTCCTCGGCTTGGGCACAGCTTCTCCCTTGTGGGCAACAAATGTTACCTGTTTGGGGGTCTGGCCAACGATAGCGAGGACCCCAAGAACAACATTCCGAG GTACCTGAATGACTTATACATCCTGGAACTGCGGCCAGGTTCCGGAGTGGTAGCCTGGGACATTCCCATCACTTACGGcgtcctgcccccaccccgggaGTCGCACACTGCGGTGGTGTACACTGAGAAAGACAATAAGAAGTCCAAGCTGGTGATCTATGGAGGGATGAGTGGCTGCAGGCTAGGGGACCTCTGGACCCTGGATATCG AGACTCTGACGTGGAATAAGCCCAGCCTCAGCGGGGTGGCACCTCTTCCTCGAAGTCTCCACTCAGCCACAACTATAGGAAACAA AATGTACGTGTTTGGTGGCTGGGTGCCTCTCGTCATGGATGACGTCAAAGTGGCCACACACGAGAAGGAGTGGAAGTGTACCAACACACTGGCTTGTCTCAACCTGG ATACCATGGCCTGGGAGACCATCCTGATGGACACGCTGGAGGACAATATTCCCCGGGCCCGTGCCGGCCACTGCGCTGTAGCCATCAACACCCGCCTGTACATTTGGAGTGGGCGTGACGGCTACCGAAAGGCCTGGAACAACCAGGTCTGCTGCAAGGATCTCTGGTACCTGGAAACAG AAAAGCCACCGCCCCCAGCCCGGGTACAGCTGGTGCGAGCCAACACCAACTCCCTGGAGGTGAGCTGGGGGGCCGTGGCGACGGCCGACAGTTACCTTCTGCAGCTCCAGAAATACGACATTCCTGCCACGGCTGCTACTGCCACCTCCCCCACACCCAATCCAGTCCCGTCTGTGCCTGCCAACCCTCCCAAGAGCCCTGCTCCGGCAGCAGCCGCACCTGCTGTGCAGCCGCTGGCCCAAGTAGGCATCACGCTCCTGCCCCAGGCTGCCGCCGCGCCCccgaccaccaccaccatccaggtcTTGCCCACGGTGCCCGGCAGCTCGATCTCCGTGCCCGCCGCAGCCAGGACTCAAG GTGTCCCTGCTGTTCTCAAAGTGACCGGTCCTCAGGCTACAACAGGAACCCCATTGGTCACCATGCGACCTGCCAGCCAGGCTGGGAAAGCCCCTGTCACTGTGACCTCCCTTCCCGCAGGCGTGCGAATGGTTGTGCCTACGCAGAGCACCCAGGGGACG GTCATCGGCAGCAGCCCACAGATGAGTGGCATGGCTGCATTGGCAGCTGCCGCTGCCGCCACCCAGAAGATCCCTCCTTCTTCGGCACCCACGGTACTGAGTGTCCCGGCCGGCACCACCATCGTCAAAACTGTGGCTGTGACACCTGGCACCACCACCCTCCCAGCCACTGTGAAGGTGGCCTCCTCGCCAGTCATG GTGAGCAACCCAGCCACTCGCATGCTGAAGACTGCAGCCGCCCAGGTGGGGACGTCCGTCTCCTCTGCTGCCAACACATCTACCCGCCCCATCATCACCGTGCACAAGTCAGGGACTGTGACGGTGGCCCAGCAAGCACAGGTGGTGACCACGGTGGTGGGTGGGGTCACCAAGACCATCACCCTGGTGAAGAGCCCCATCTCCGTCCCAGGAGGCAGTGCTCTG ATTTCCAATCTGGGCAAAGTGATGTCCGTAGTCCAGACGAAACCCGTGCAGACTTCTGCGGTCACAGGCCAGGCGTCCACAGGCCCGGTGACGCAGATCATCCAG ACCAAAGGGCCCCTGCCAGCTGGGACCATCCTGAAGCTGGTGACGTCAGCAGACGGCAAGCCCACCACCATCATCACGACCACGCAGGCCAGCGGGGCGGGGACTAAGCCCACCATCCTGGGCATCAGCAGCGTGTCCCCCAGCACCACCAAGCCCGGCACAACCACTATCATTAAGACTATCCCCATGTCGGCTATCATCACGCAGGCGGGCGCCACGG GTGTGACCAGCAGTCCCGGCATCAAGTCCCccatcaccattatcaccaccaAGGTTATGACTTCTGGAACTGGAGCCCCCGCCAAAATCATCACTGCTGTTCCCAAAATCGCCACTGGCCATGGGCAGCAAGGAGTGACCCAG GTGGTGCTGAAGGGCGCCCCCGGACAGCCGGGCACCATCCTCCGCACTGTGCCCATGGGGGGTGTTCGTCTGGTCACCCCTGTTACCGTCTCCGCTGTCAAGCCAGCCGTCACCACATTGGTCGTGAAGGGCACCACAG GTGTCACGACCCTAGGCACAGTAACAGGCACCGTCTCCACCAGCCTCGCAGGAGCTGGGGGCCACAGCACCAGTGCCTCCCTGGCCACGCCCATCACCACCTTGGGCACCATTGCCACTCTCTCGAGCCAGGTGATCAACCCCACTGCCATCACCGTGTCGGCAGCACAGACCACACTGACAGCGGCTGGTGGGctcaccacccccaccatcaccatgCAG CCTGTCTCTCAGCCTACCCAGGTGACTCTGATCACGGCGCCCAGCGGagtcgaggcccagcccgtgcaCGACCTCCCCGTGTCCATTCTGGCCTCGCCCACTACAGAACAGCCCACGGCCACGGTCACCATCGCTGACTCAGGCCAAGGTGACGTGCAGCCTGGCACTGTGACACTGGTGTGCTCCAACCCACCCTGTGAGACCCACGAGACGGGCACCACCAACACGGCCACCACCACCGTCGTGGCTAATCTCGGGGGGCACCCCCAGCCCACCCAGGTGCAGTTCGTCTGCGACAGACAGGAGGCAGCTGCTTCTCTCGTGACCTCCACAGTGGGCCAGCAGAACGGCAGTGTGGTTCGTGTCTGCTCCAACCCGCCATGTGAGACCCATGACACAGGCACCACCAACACAGCTACCACTGCCACCTCCAACATGGCTGGGCAGCACGGCTGCTGCAACCCGCCATGTGAGACCCATGAGACGGGCACCACCAGCACGGCCACCACCGCCATGTCGGGCATCGGAGCCGGGCAGCGGCGAGACGTCCGGCACGCCTGTGCGGCAGGCACTGTGCCCACTGTGGTCCGGGTCGCTGTGGCTGCCGGGGCAACAGAGGGAGCCCAGGGTTCTGTCAAGCCCTCGTGTCAGACCCGCCAGACCAGCGCGACCAGTACCACCATGACTGTGATGGCCACCGGGGCCCCGTGCTCAGCCAGCCCCCTCCTCAGACCAAGCCTGACCCTGGAGGCCAGCGGCCATGGTGCCGCTCTCGTGCACTTAGGCCCTGTGAGCACCCAGGTCAGGCCCAGCGGCGAAGACGGCCCCCTTGCCAGCCAGGGCCCGCTGGTGTCCGCGGGGCGCCAGCTGGAGGCGCATCACACCCACACGACCGGCACCCCCACCACAGCACGCTCCGCCACGGGTGCCGGGGGGCCTAGTGAGGTGCCGGGGACCCCCATGCTCGTGTACGAGAGCTCCCCCAGCGCCACTGTGACTGCCACGGCCCTGGAGGCGCTGCTGTGCCCCTCGGTTGCCGTGACACAGGTCTGCTCCAACCCCCCATGCGAGACCCACGAGACAGGCACCACCCATACGCCTACCACCGCCATGTCCAGTGGGGGTGCGGGCCAGCCAGAGGGAGGGCAGCAGCCCCCCGCCGGCCGCCCCTGTGAGACGCACCAGACCGCCTCTACCGGTACCACCATGTCCGTCAGCGTGGGCGCCCTGCTCCCGGACACCGCACCCTCCCACAGGACCCTGGAGTCCGGCTTAGAGGTGGCGGCGCCACCCACAGTCACCCCCCAGGCTGGTGCTTCCTTGCTGGCTCCTTTCCCAACGCAAAGGGTGTGCTCCAACCCGCCCTGTGAGACGCACGAGACGGGCACCACGCACACGGCCACCACTGTCACCTCCAACATGAGCTCCAACCAAG ACCCCCCACCACCTGCCAGTGACCAGGGAGAGGTGGAGAGCACCCAGGGCGACAGTGTGAACATCCCCAGTTCCAGTCCCATCACGACAACAGTGTCCTCCACGCTGACACGGGCCGTGACCACTGTGACACAGTCTACACCGGTCCCAGGCCCTTCAGTGCCG AAGATCTCATCAGTGACTGAGACTACCCCAGGGGCTCTGACCACTGAAGTCCCCATCCCAGCCACGATAACAGTGACCATAGCCAACACAGAAACTTCTGACATGCCCTTCTCTGCTGTTGACATCCTGCAGCCCCCAGAGGAACTCCAGGCCTCACCAGGGCCTCGCCAGCAGCTTCCGCCACGGCAACTCCTGCAGCCTGCCTCCACACCCCTGATGGGGGAGTCCGCCGAGGTCCTGTCAGCCTCCCAGACCCCTGAGCTCCAGGCCGCCGTGGATCTGAGCAGTACAGGGGACCCATCTTCAGGCCAGGAGCCTGCCAGCTCAGCCGTGGTGGCCACTGTGGTGGTCCAGCCACCCCCGCCCACACAGTCTGAAGTAGACCAGTTGTCACTTCCCCAAGAGCTGATGGCCGAGGCCCAGGCGGGCACCACCACGCTCATGGTAACGGGGCTCACCCCTGAGGAGCTGGCAGTGACTGCTGCTGCCGAAGCAGCCGCCCAGGCCGCAGCCACAGAGGAAGCCCAGGCCCTGGCCATCCAGGCCGTGCTGCAGGCTGCGCAGCAGGCCGTCATGG GCACCGGGGAGCCCATGGACACGTCTGAGGCGGCAGCAGCCGTGACCCAGGCGGAGCTGAGCCACTTGTCGGCCGAGGGCCAGGAAGGCCAGGCCACCACCATCCCCATCGTGCTGACGCAGCAGGAGCTGGCCGCCCtggtgcagcagcagcagctccaggagGCGCAGGCCCAGCAGCAGCACCACCTCCCCACGGAGGCCCTGGCCCCTGCCGACAGCCTCAACGACCCGACCATCGAGAGCAACTGCCTCAACGAGCTGGCCGGCGCCGTCCCCAGCACCGTGGCCCTGCTGCCCTCCACAGCCACTGAGA gcctggctccGTCCAACACATTTGTGGCCCCCCAGCCCGTCGTGGTCGCCAGTCCCGCGAAGCTGCAGGCCGCGGCTACGCTGACGGAAGTGGCCAATGGCATCGAGTCCCTGGGCGTA AAGCCAGACCTCCCACCGCCACCCAGCAAAGCCCCTGTGAAGAAGGAGAACCAGTGGTTTGATGTGGGGGTCATTAAGGGCACCAACGTGATGGTGACACACTATTTCCTGCCGCCCGATGATGCTGTCCCGTCGGAT GACGACTCGGGCGCTGTGCCCGACTACAGCCAGCTGAAGAAGCAGGAGCTGCAGCCGGGCACGGCCTATAAGTTCCGCGTCGCCGGGATCAACGCCTGTGGCCGGGGGCCCTTCAGTGAGATCTCAGCCTTTAAGACGTGTCTGCCTGGCTTCCCAGGGGCCCCCTGTGCCATTAAGATCAGCAAG AGTCCAGATGGTGCTCACCTCACCTGGGAGCCTCCCTCTGTGACCTCTGGCAAGATCATCGAATACTCGGTGTACCTGGCCATCCAGAGCTCGCAGGCTGGCGGTGAGCCCAAGAGCTCCACCCCGGCGCAGCTGGCCTTCATGCGGGTGTACTGTgggcccagcccctcctgcctcGTGCAGTCCTCCAGCCTGTCCAACGCCCACATTGACTACACCACCAAGCCCGCCATCATCTTCCGCATTGCCGCTCGCAACGAGAAGGGCTACGGCCCGGCCACCCAAGTCAGGTGGTTGCAAG AAACCAGTAAAGACAGCTCTGGCACCAAGCCGGCCAGCAAGCGGCCCATGTCCTCTCCAGAAAT GAAATCCGCTCCAAAGAAATCGAAGGCAGACGGTCAGTGA